Proteins from a genomic interval of Trifolium pratense cultivar HEN17-A07 linkage group LG6, ARS_RC_1.1, whole genome shotgun sequence:
- the LOC123891931 gene encoding uncharacterized protein LOC123891931, giving the protein MAEEQPPPPPRRTLGDYGRGANGDQDLRGFQPANPIAFDIRSSVIKALKENKFSGADSECPNLHLSNFLDVCDYTDPPGVSECAKRLRLFKFSLTGRARDWLDTLPNGTIKTWNELRVKFSDRFFPIYKFLEKKAEITNFEQGDSESLYDGWERFKLLLKKCPDHGVDNLAQMQYFTQGLRAQTRMLLDVSAGGSINNKVANEAKELVEAMAQNEYRALNEKGAKNKVSTLELDTQRALLANFKLMNVHMETFIKHLTTNKLVHAQVQQVSTSQAQLPPSRPSPLEETLSQVMKMIQVNFEAMKTSQEAMKISQESTNKNHEAYIKNLETQMGQLSRQVASSSNGGFEGNTCNNPKKESCNAIHLRSRVVPTPVSEPRSKENMSKEVENERNGELEKEVENKSENKKIEKSEKEIEKEGGVENEIKVEEKEKNDARFVDNDSNLKKIKSKILKDGEKAQVVLPHEKLPYPHKKKSKRKDIDFKKFMEMFNSLQVTTPFMEALEQMPMYAKFMKELLTKKRKPKEGETVLLTEECSAILQRKLPQKKKDPGSFTIPCSIGNLHVGRALCDLGASINLMPLSMMKKIPGAIAKPTKMQLSLADRSITYPYGILQDVLVRVAEFVFPADFVILDMEENAEVPLLLGRPFLATGRALIDVEMGDLMLRFNDEKVNFNIFEGMRNQDEIPQCFKADVIEDESENSKKEATKSISPDLKAIPSNGKFVFFGDDYKQPVIVSRLLTPLKKEEKRSRVESNLKYPP; this is encoded by the coding sequence ATGGCGGAGGAGCAACCACCGCCACCACCAAGGAGAACCTTGGGAGATTATGGTAGAGGAGCAAATGGAGATCAAGATCTTAGAGGGTTTCAACCGGCAAACCCGATAGCTTTTGATATCAGAAGTTCCGTCATAAAAGCTTTAAAGGAGAACAAGTTTTCTGGAGCCGACTCAGAGTGTCCAAATCTGCATTTGAGTAACTTCTTAGATGTGTGTGATTACACCGACCCTCCGGGTGTCTCGGAATGTGCCAAAAGGTTGAGActattcaaattttctcttacCGGAAGAGCCAGAGATTGGCTGGATACCTTGCCTAATGGGACAATTAAAACATGGAACGAATTGAGAGTCAAATTTTCGGACCGCTTTTTCCCAATTTACAAGTTCCTAGAAAAAAAAGCCGAGATCACAAACTTCGAACAAGGAGATTCCGAGTCTCTTTATGACGGATGGGAAAGGTTCAAACTCCTCTTGAAGAAGTGTCCCGATCATGGTGTGGATAATTTGGCTCAAATGCAATATTTTACTCAAGGTTTAAGAGCACAAACTCGCATGTTACTTGATGTATCTGCGGGTGGTTCCATTAATAACAAGGTTGCAAATGAGGCTAAAGAGCTTGTGGAAGCCATGGCGCAAAATGAATATAGAGCTCTTAATGAGAAAGGAGCTAAGAATAAAGTGAGTACGTTGGAGCTTGACACTCAAAGGGCTTTGTTAGCAAATTTCAAGCTCATGAATGTTCACATGGAGACTTTTATAAAACATTTGACCACCAACAAGCTTGTTCATGCTCAAGTACAACAAGTGTCAACATCACAAGCTCAACTTCCACCAAGTAGACCTTCACCATTGGAAGAAACTCTTTCTCAAGTCATGAAGATGATACAAGTAAATTTCGAGGCTATGAAGACAAGTCAAGAAGCTATGAAGATAAGTCAAGaatcaacaaataaaaatcatgaagcCTACATCAAGAATTTGGAAACGCAAATGGGTCAATTGTCTAGGCAAGTTGCGTCGTCATCTAATGGCGGATTTGAAGGAAACACATGCAATAATCCTAAAAAGGAGAGTTGTAATGCAATTCATTTGCGAAGTAGAGTGGTGCCTACACCGGTAAGTGAGCCACGTTCCAAGGAAAATATGTCaaaagaagttgaaaatgagagaaatgGTGAGCTTGAGAAAGAAGTCGAAAATAagagtgaaaataaaaaaatagaaaaaagtgagaaagaaatagaaaaagagGGAGGAGTTGAAAATGAGATAAAGGTggaagagaaggaaaaaaatgatgCAAGATTTGTCGATAACGActcaaatttgaagaaaattaagAGTAAAATTTTGAAAGATGGAGAAAAAGCTCAAGTAGTTCTACCTCATGAAAAGCTACCCTACCCTCACAAAAAGAAGAGTAAGAGAAAAGATATTGACTTTAAGAAGTTCATGGAGATGTTTAATAGCCTTCAAGTCACAACTCCGTTTATGGAAGCTTTGGAGCAAATGCCTATGTATGCCAAGTTCATGAAGGAGTTGTTGACTAAGAAGAGGAAGCCTAAAGAGGGTGAAACCGTGTTGTTGACAGAAGAGTGTAGTGCAATTCTTCAAAGAAAACTCccacaaaagaagaaagatccTGGTAGTTTCACTATACCTTGTTCTATTGGGAATTTACATGTTGGGAGAGCACTTTGTGACTTAGGAGCAAGCATCAACTTGATGCCCCTCTCtatgatgaaaaaaataccCGGTGCCATAGCTAAACCCACCAAGATGCAATTATCTCTTGCGGATCGGTCAATCACGTACCCCTATGGAATCTTACAAGATGTTTTGGTAAGAGTGGCCGAATTTGTCTTTCCGGCGGATTTTGTAATTCTCGATATGGAGGAAAATGCCGAAGTGCCTCTTTTATTGGGAAGACCCTTTTTGGCAACCGGGAGAGCTCTAATTGATGTGGAGATGGGTGATTTAATGTTGAGGTTCAATGATGAGAAAGTTAACTTCAACATCTTTGAAGGTATGAGAAATCAAGATGAGATTCCACAATGCTTTAAAGCGGATGTCATTGAAGATGAGAGTGAGAACTCAAAGAAAGAAGCAACAAAGTCAATTTCTCCGGATTTGAAAGCAATCCCTTCTAATGggaaatttgtattttttggaGATGATTATAAGCAACCGGTGATCGTTAGTAGGTTGCTCACCCCTTTGAAGAAGGAGGAAAAGAGGAGCCGAGTGGAATCAAAtttgaagtatcctccctaa
- the LOC123891932 gene encoding uncharacterized protein LOC123891932: MSKEVENERNGELEKEVENKSENKKIEKSEKEIEKEGGVENEIKVEEKEKNDARFVDNDSNLKKIKSKILKDGEKAQVVLPHEKLPYPHKKKSKRKDIDFKKFMEMFNSLQVTTPFMEALEQMPMYAKFMKELLTKKRKPKEGETVLLTEECSAILQRKLPQKKKDPGSFTIPCSIGNLHVGRALCDLGASINLMPLSMMKKIPGAIAKPTKMQLSLADRSITYPYGILQDVLVRVAEFVFPADFVILDMEENAEVPLLLGRPFLATGRALIDVEMGDLMLRFNDEKVNFNIFEGMRNQDEIPQCFKADVIEDESENSKKEATKSISPDLKAIPSNGKFVFFGDDYKQPVIVSRLLTPLKKEEKRSRVESNLKYPP; this comes from the coding sequence ATGTCaaaagaagttgaaaatgagagaaatgGTGAGCTTGAGAAAGAAGTCGAAAATAagagtgaaaataaaaaaatagaaaaaagtgagaaagaaatagaaaaagagGGAGGAGTTGAAAATGAGATAAAGGTggaagagaaggaaaaaaatgatgCAAGATTTGTCGATAACGActcaaatttgaagaaaattaagAGTAAAATTTTGAAAGATGGAGAAAAAGCTCAAGTAGTTCTACCTCATGAAAAGCTACCCTACCCTCACAAAAAGAAGAGTAAGAGAAAAGATATCGACTTTAAGAAGTTCATGGAGATGTTTAATAGCCTTCAAGTCACAACTCCGTTTATGGAAGCTTTGGAGCAAATGCCTATGTATGCCAAGTTCATGAAGGAGTTGTTGACTAAGAAGAGGAAGCCTAAAGAGGGTGAAACCGTGTTGTTGACAGAAGAGTGTAGTGCAATTCTTCAAAGAAAACTCccacaaaagaagaaagatccTGGTAGTTTCACTATACCTTGTTCTATTGGGAATTTACATGTTGGGAGAGCACTTTGTGACTTAGGAGCAAGCATCAACTTGATGCCCCTCTCtatgatgaaaaaaataccCGGTGCCATAGCTAAACCCACCAAGATGCAATTATCTCTTGCGGATCGGTCAATCACGTACCCCTATGGAATCTTACAAGATGTTTTGGTAAGAGTGGCCGAATTTGTCTTTCCGGCGGATTTTGTAATTCTCGATATGGAGGAAAATGCCGAAGTGCCTCTTTTATTGGGAAGACCCTTTTTGGCAACCGGGAGAGCTCTAATTGATGTGGAGATGGGTGATTTAATGTTGAGGTTCAATGATGAGAAAGTTAACTTCAACATCTTTGAAGGTATGAGAAATCAAGATGAGATTCCACAATGCTTTAAAGCGGATGTCATTGAAGATGAGAGTGAGAACTCAAAGAAAGAAGCAACAAAGTCAATTTCTCCGGATTTGAAAGCAATCCCTTCTAATGggaaatttgtattttttggaGATGATTATAAGCAACCGGTGATCGTTAGTAGGTTGCTCACCCCTTTGAAGAAGGAGGAAAAGAGGAGCCGAGTGGAATCAAAtttgaagtatcctccctaa
- the LOC123891933 gene encoding uncharacterized protein LOC123891933 → MASNNSFLPPPPMFVGENYHLWVAKMKTYSRAQSLWDVVENGSNPPALPNNPTVAQIRNHNEEVAKEGRALAIIHAALHDDIFIKILNLETAKEAWDKLKEEFQGSERTKKMQVLNLRREFEALKMKETETVREFSDEISKVVSQIRLLGEDLGDQRVVEKILVCLPERFEAKISSLEETKDFSQITLAELVNALQATEQRRSLRLEENVEGAFVAHTKGKKPKLQ, encoded by the coding sequence ATGGCTTCCAACAATAGTTTTTTACCTCCACCTCCTATGTTTGTAGGAGAAAACTATCATTTGTGGGTtgcaaaaatgaaaacttattCGAGAGCTCAAAGTTTATGGGATGTTGTGGAAAATGGTAGTAACCCACCGGCTCTTCCAAATAACCCAACAGTAGCTCAAATAAGAAATCACAATGAGGAAGTGGCAAAAGAAGGAAGAGCACTTGCCATAATACATGCAGCTCTACATGATGATATATTTATCAAGATCTTGAATCTTGAGACCGCAAAAGAAGCTTGGGACAAGCTGAAGGAAGAGTTCCAAGGGAGTGAAAGAACAAAGAAGATGCAAGTGTTGAACTTGAGAAGAGAGTTTGAAGCactaaaaatgaaagaaaccGAAACTGTTAGAGAATTTTCTGACGAAATTTCGAAGGTGGTTTCACAAATCAGATTGCTGGGAGAGGATCTCGGTGATCAAAGAGTTGTGGAAAAAATTTTAGTGTGTCTTCCAGAGAGGTTTGAAGCAAAAATATCCTCTCTCGAAGAAACTAAGGACTTTTCTCAAATCACACTTGCAGAGCTTGTTAATGCTTTGCAAGCTACTGAGCAGAGAAGATCTTTAAGGTTGGAAGAAAATGTTGAAGGTGCTTTTGTGGCGCACACCAAAGGCAAAAAACCAAAGCTACAATAG
- the LOC123889737 gene encoding RING-H2 finger protein ATL74-like, giving the protein MKRRFLETEMSMPPSYNNNNNTNDSFINVENFDTNMVIILAALLCALICALGLNTIARCAMRCNRGFSEETPEQATARLNKTGLKKHELSEIPVTVYHTRENIPATECPICLGEFENGDRIRMLPKCNHEFHVMCIDTWLVSHSSCPNCRNSLLVERESNVVCSDDGVVGDGLPENVAAVIVEVEAS; this is encoded by the coding sequence ATGAAACGCCGTTTTCTCGAAACAGAGATGAGTATGCCACCAtcatacaacaacaacaacaacacaaacgATTCATTCATCAACGTCGAAAACTTCGACACAAACATGGTGATTATATTAGCAGCACTCTTATGCGCATTGATATGCGCTCTAGGATTAAACACCATAGCCCGTTGCGCGATGCGATGCAACAGAGGATTCTCCGAAGAGACACCGGAACAAGCAACAGCAAGGTTGAACAAAACAGGGCTGAAAAAGCATGAACTGAGTGAAATTCCGGTAACAGTTTACCATACCAGAGAGAATATTCCGGCAACAGAGTGTCCCATTTGTTTAGGAGAGTTTGAGAATGGAGACAGAATTCGAATGTTGCCAAAATGTAATCACGAGTTTCATGTTATGTGTATTGACACGTGGTTGGTGTCACATTCTTCATGTCCCAATTGTCGAAATTCACTTCTTGTTGAGAGAGAATCCAATGTTGTTTGTTCTGATGATGGTGTTGTCGGAGATGGGTTGCCGGAAAATGTTGCGGCGGTGATTGTTGAAGTGGAAGCAAGTTGA